In Sphingomonas sp. LT1P40, the following are encoded in one genomic region:
- a CDS encoding PilZ domain-containing protein produces the protein MTNPARSAIFSLSTDLDSPSPPGAADEAAPALLRLADGDQDCFVHRITSTTATLTVTGPVDHNARATIELPFGLSAEGAITGHDPAALAFRFDTPVDVVGALARCLAAQTADQRQMPRIELRQRLCVRHSGQVDFAWTRNLSPAGIGVETRAALTPGELVEITLDGLRPIQGEVRWIERGQAGIAFGEEMGWQLLMPWLRKIATGRPTPAAESTPSTLGAVKNALRLDIATHVRSGVSWWNAQLNTLSSGLVEFESATEFTPLSSLWLSLPEIGGWPIRVLECHGARHVAEFRVPLRPHEMALLAETTRGR, from the coding sequence ATGACCAATCCGGCACGTTCGGCGATCTTTTCGCTTTCAACCGATCTCGACTCCCCCTCCCCCCCGGGCGCGGCTGACGAAGCCGCGCCCGCGCTGCTTCGGTTGGCCGATGGCGACCAGGATTGCTTCGTCCATCGCATCACCTCCACCACCGCGACGCTCACCGTCACCGGCCCCGTCGACCACAATGCGCGAGCGACGATCGAGCTCCCCTTCGGCCTCAGCGCAGAGGGCGCAATCACCGGTCACGATCCCGCCGCGCTTGCATTTCGCTTCGACACGCCGGTCGATGTCGTCGGCGCACTCGCCCGTTGTCTCGCCGCGCAGACCGCCGATCAGCGCCAGATGCCGCGTATCGAATTGCGTCAGCGGCTGTGCGTCCGCCATTCGGGCCAAGTCGACTTCGCCTGGACCCGCAACCTTTCCCCTGCCGGCATCGGGGTCGAAACCCGCGCCGCGCTCACCCCCGGCGAGCTGGTCGAGATCACGCTCGACGGGCTGCGCCCGATCCAGGGCGAAGTCCGCTGGATCGAACGCGGTCAGGCCGGCATCGCCTTTGGCGAGGAAATGGGCTGGCAGTTGCTCATGCCATGGCTGCGCAAGATCGCCACCGGCCGCCCGACGCCCGCCGCCGAATCCACCCCCTCGACGCTCGGCGCGGTCAAGAATGCGTTGCGCCTCGACATCGCCACCCATGTCCGTTCGGGCGTCAGCTGGTGGAATGCCCAGCTCAACACGCTCAGCAGCGGTCTGGTCGAGTTCGAGAGCGCGACCGAATTCACGCCGCTGTCGTCGCTGTGGCTCTCGCTCCCGGAAATCGGCGGCTGGCCGATCCGCGTGCTCGAATGCCATGGCGCCCGGCACGTCGCCGAATTCCGCGTGCCGCTGCGCCCGCACGAAATGGCCCTGCTGGCGGAGACGACGCGGGGGCGGTGA
- a CDS encoding molybdopterin molybdotransferase MoeA → MPPLLSVAEAQRRLLALARPVATERVALRNAASRWAATPVTALRTQPELPLSAMDGYAIRFADMPGPWQVIGESAAGRPFAASIAAHQAVRIFTGAALPPDADTVLVQEEALRDANLLILNGEGPDHAGRNVRPAGLDFTQTETLIEPGDRLTPARIALAAIAGHARLPVRRRVRIAIAATGDELRPHGEPLAPGQLHESNGVMLAALLADLPVEIIDLGILPDRHEALASAFAAVTADILVTTGGASVGDHDLVRPALEAARTQIDFWRIALRPGKPMMAGRMRDTVVLGLPGNPVSAFVTAFVFVRPLVAHLSGAADPLPRTTRAILGEPLPANGPRADYLRAAHRDGCVVAAAIQESSMLRTLARADCLIVRAPHAPAAVSGDSVEILHLA, encoded by the coding sequence ATGCCCCCCCTCCTCTCCGTCGCCGAAGCCCAGCGCCGCCTCCTTGCGCTCGCCCGACCCGTGGCGACCGAACGTGTCGCCCTGCGCAATGCCGCCAGCCGCTGGGCCGCCACGCCCGTCACCGCGCTGCGCACCCAACCCGAACTGCCGCTCTCCGCGATGGACGGCTATGCGATCCGCTTCGCCGATATGCCCGGCCCGTGGCAGGTGATCGGCGAGAGCGCCGCCGGTCGTCCCTTCGCCGCGTCCATCGCCGCGCATCAGGCAGTCCGTATCTTCACCGGAGCCGCGCTCCCGCCCGATGCCGACACGGTGCTGGTGCAGGAAGAAGCGCTGCGCGATGCCAATCTGCTGATCCTGAACGGCGAAGGTCCGGACCATGCCGGTCGCAACGTCCGCCCGGCGGGTCTCGACTTCACGCAAACCGAAACCCTGATCGAACCCGGCGATCGCCTCACCCCCGCGCGCATCGCACTCGCCGCCATTGCCGGACACGCAAGACTACCCGTCCGCCGCCGCGTCCGCATCGCCATTGCCGCCACCGGCGACGAACTCCGCCCGCATGGCGAGCCGCTCGCCCCCGGCCAACTCCATGAGAGCAACGGCGTCATGCTTGCCGCGCTGCTTGCCGACCTGCCGGTCGAGATTATCGACCTCGGCATCCTGCCCGACCGCCACGAAGCGCTTGCCTCCGCCTTTGCCGCCGTCACCGCCGACATCCTGGTCACCACCGGTGGCGCATCGGTCGGCGATCATGATCTGGTCCGTCCCGCACTCGAAGCCGCCCGGACCCAAATCGACTTCTGGCGCATCGCGCTGCGCCCCGGCAAGCCGATGATGGCCGGACGCATGCGCGATACCGTGGTCCTGGGCCTGCCCGGCAACCCCGTTTCGGCGTTTGTCACCGCATTTGTGTTCGTACGCCCGCTGGTCGCACACCTCTCGGGTGCAGCGGACCCGCTGCCCCGAACCACCCGCGCGATTCTCGGTGAGCCGCTTCCGGCCAACGGCCCGCGCGCCGATTATCTGCGCGCCGCCCACCGCGACGGTTGCGTCGTCGCGGCGGCGATCCAGGAAAGCTCGATGCTCCGTACCTTGGCCCGCGCCGACTGCCTGATCGTCCGCGCGCCCCACGCCCCGGCGGCGGTTTCAGGCGACTCGGTGGAAATCCTGCATCTCGCTTGA
- the moaC gene encoding cyclic pyranopterin monophosphate synthase MoaC, producing the protein MTDLTHLDETGAARMVDVGAKAETQRQAIATGRIAMSPEAASAIRDGLVKKGDVLAVARVAGIMAAKKTADLIPLCHPLALTKITLDLTPDTTGVTATATVALTGRTGVEMEALTAVSVALLTVYDMAKALDKAMTITGIRLLEKTGGKSGAWTA; encoded by the coding sequence GTGACCGACCTCACCCATCTCGACGAAACCGGGGCCGCGCGCATGGTCGATGTCGGCGCCAAGGCGGAGACGCAGCGTCAGGCCATCGCCACCGGCCGCATCGCCATGTCGCCGGAAGCCGCCAGCGCGATCCGCGACGGGCTGGTCAAGAAAGGCGACGTTCTCGCCGTCGCGCGCGTCGCCGGCATCATGGCGGCGAAGAAGACCGCCGACCTCATCCCGCTGTGCCACCCGCTCGCGCTGACCAAAATCACGCTCGACCTGACTCCCGACACAACCGGCGTCACCGCCACCGCCACCGTCGCGCTGACCGGGCGCACCGGCGTTGAGATGGAGGCGCTCACCGCCGTCTCGGTTGCGCTGCTCACAGTCTACGACATGGCGAAAGCGCTCGACAAAGCCATGACGATCACCGGCATCCGCCTGCTGGAAAAGACCGGCGGCAAGTCCGGCGCCTGGACCGCCTGA
- a CDS encoding DUF1028 domain-containing protein, protein MHRATPLTGLALALFHATPAAATWTIVAVDPKTGEVGSAGASCTPFVAGVVRLVPARGAIVAQAASNMQAKADGAAMIADGKDAATVVAAISDRRYDTSAPEQQYGVVTLAANGRPSAAAFTGGETAEVRGHLTARGVAVQGNMLVSRAVLTATLAAWRAAERRGLRMAERLLLALEAGSRAGGDARCGVKTAQSAYLGVAKPDDAPDRLSLRIVVSTAREDSTNPVSEVRRRFDKGG, encoded by the coding sequence ATGCACCGCGCGACACCCCTCACCGGCCTCGCGCTTGCCCTGTTCCATGCAACGCCCGCCGCCGCCACCTGGACCATCGTCGCCGTCGATCCAAAGACCGGCGAGGTGGGCAGTGCAGGTGCCTCGTGCACGCCGTTCGTGGCGGGGGTCGTTCGCCTCGTGCCCGCTCGCGGCGCGATCGTCGCCCAGGCCGCGAGCAACATGCAGGCCAAGGCGGATGGCGCCGCGATGATCGCCGACGGCAAGGACGCCGCCACGGTCGTCGCCGCGATCAGCGACCGTCGCTACGACACCAGCGCGCCGGAACAGCAATATGGCGTCGTAACCCTTGCGGCGAACGGCCGGCCCTCCGCCGCCGCCTTTACCGGTGGCGAGACCGCCGAGGTGCGCGGCCACCTGACCGCCCGCGGTGTCGCCGTTCAGGGCAACATGCTCGTCAGCCGGGCCGTCCTGACCGCGACCCTCGCCGCCTGGCGCGCCGCCGAACGACGTGGTTTGCGGATGGCCGAACGCCTCCTTCTCGCACTCGAGGCGGGCTCGCGCGCAGGCGGTGATGCACGGTGTGGCGTCAAGACCGCGCAATCCGCCTATCTGGGCGTGGCGAAGCCCGACGATGCGCCGGATCGCCTCAGCCTGCGCATCGTGGTGTCGACAGCGCGCGAGGATTCCACGAACCCCGTCAGCGAAGTGCGCCGTCGCTTCGACAAGGGTGGTTAA